The Paucidesulfovibrio gracilis DSM 16080 genomic interval ACCTCAAGCACAATGCCACGCGGAATCGGCCGTTGGACATGTTGCCGCTTTTGGCGCATCTCGACCCGGACGCGGTGTTCGGCGGCGGCGTGGAAGCGGAACTCGTGAAACCCCGCCCTGCGTTCCATTACCGCCTGCCCAACTGCCTGGTGGATGATCCGGACTGGCGCATCGAACAGGAGTGGGAACAGTGGATGCGCGTTGAGGATATGGCGGCAAACCATGCGGCCCGGCATGCCATGGGCAGAGAATATCTGGTTTATGTGGATTCCCCCCTGCGGCGGCTGGAGGAATCCTGGGTCACTGTTTCCGAACAATGGATTCGGGATTGCGGCCATGGCTAAACGTCCCGTTGTCGCGGTGACCGGTCCTGACCGGGGCGGCTGGGTTGCCTGGGCGTTCACGGCATTGGCGGTGTGGCGGGCCGGGGGGCGGCCCCTTCGCATCCGACCGGGGCGATCGCGGATTCGCAATGACCGCCTGCCGGGTATTGACGCACTGGTGCTCGGCGGAGGGGCGGACGTGGACCCGGGACGATACGGGCAGAACCCTGTCCGACTCCGCAAGGAACTGGCTGCAGAAAAACGGCACCCAGGTCATTTCCTGATCGGGCTTATCCTGTTTCCCTTTATCCACATCTTGCGAAAACTGTTCAGTTTGGCCGGTTCCCCAGGGCCGGACCCAAAGCGGGATGCGCTGGAAGAACGCTTCATCAATCACGCCTTGAATGAACATCTTCCCGTGCTGGGCATTTGCCGGGGAATGCAGTTTTTAAATGTCCGCTTCGGCGGCACCCTGCATCAGGATCTTTCCGTTCTTGAAGAGGAACGGCCCAATTTGCGGACACTTTTGCCCCGCAAGCCCGTTACGCTTTTGCCGGGGTCGCTTTTGCATACCGTTTTCCAAAAAGACGAGACGCGGGTGAACGCATTGCATCACCAGGCCGTGGACCGCCTTGGTGAAGGATTCCGCGTCACCGCCAGGGAACGCGGAGGCGTGGTACAGGCGCTGGAACACTCGGCCGCGTATTGGCTTGTGGGAGTGCAGTGGCACCCGGAATTCTTGCCGCATAAACGCCG includes:
- a CDS encoding gamma-glutamyl-gamma-aminobutyrate hydrolase family protein; its protein translation is MAKRPVVAVTGPDRGGWVAWAFTALAVWRAGGRPLRIRPGRSRIRNDRLPGIDALVLGGGADVDPGRYGQNPVRLRKELAAEKRHPGHFLIGLILFPFIHILRKLFSLAGSPGPDPKRDALEERFINHALNEHLPVLGICRGMQFLNVRFGGTLHQDLSVLEEERPNLRTLLPRKPVTLLPGSLLHTVFQKDETRVNALHHQAVDRLGEGFRVTARERGGVVQALEHSAAYWLVGVQWHPEFLPHKRRQQALFRALVRAAQEKSPFRK